A genomic segment from Streptomyces antibioticus encodes:
- a CDS encoding DUF2029 domain-containing protein, translated as MATAEPTRADDTGPDPERGPRAKVPAPQSGDHDRDGLTGEDTDAGRDGRRLTRVRAALDRHPVLFVTALSGLLHVVWFFAFANSGGDLAAQDAWAEFVGRHPDSAYNLAWYGGMHPVSYSVVSPYLMSVLGVRTTMMIAGTISAALLTLILLRCRPVRNPLWPALAGVFALLCNAASGRVTFGLGNMFALAAVAVVFCWPYRWRYKRWAKALCAAPLAALATMGSPVAGLFVGIVAVALFLQKRRPGAWALGLAPTAVVAVSAWLFPFSGTQPMSFGSASLPLLYSAIVFAVVPRDWKTVRITAAVYGLGVLAVWIVSSQIGSNITRLAMLFSGVVLMAALPFAVPRSRKWYVIVVASAGFVTWIGFKSVDDVVRTTPAASWARELAPLVNELQGVGAEKGRVEVVPARSHREASALAPYVNLARGWNRQADMERNPLFYDDTLNSANYHEWLQRWAVHFVVVPKDALDGDGGERERELVQRGLPYLQQIWGDANWQLFRVTDPAPLAEPHAVVERAEQGEMTIQVKKAGRIMIRIPYSPWLSVVDEQGKSLKPPQETKGSKDRAEGEKRTYDNVNGCLYETEEDAEGDKWTMLLAPEAGVYRLAAPYQLPRGTPCPDELR; from the coding sequence GTGGCCACTGCGGAGCCGACACGCGCCGACGACACCGGTCCGGACCCGGAGCGCGGCCCACGGGCGAAGGTGCCCGCGCCCCAGTCCGGTGACCACGACCGCGACGGCCTCACCGGCGAGGACACCGACGCCGGCCGGGACGGCCGGCGGCTCACCCGCGTGAGGGCCGCCCTCGACCGGCACCCGGTGCTCTTCGTCACCGCGCTCTCCGGACTGCTGCACGTCGTCTGGTTCTTCGCGTTCGCGAACAGCGGTGGGGATCTGGCGGCGCAGGACGCCTGGGCCGAGTTCGTCGGCCGGCACCCCGACTCCGCGTACAACCTCGCCTGGTACGGCGGTATGCACCCGGTGTCGTACAGCGTGGTGTCGCCGTATCTGATGTCGGTCCTCGGCGTGCGGACGACGATGATGATCGCCGGGACGATCTCGGCGGCCCTGCTCACCCTGATCCTGCTGCGCTGCCGCCCGGTGAGGAATCCGCTGTGGCCCGCGCTGGCGGGGGTCTTCGCGCTGCTGTGCAACGCCGCGTCCGGGCGGGTGACCTTCGGCCTGGGCAACATGTTCGCGCTGGCCGCGGTCGCCGTCGTGTTCTGCTGGCCGTACCGCTGGCGCTACAAACGCTGGGCGAAGGCGCTGTGCGCGGCGCCGCTCGCCGCGCTCGCCACCATGGGCTCGCCGGTGGCGGGGCTGTTCGTGGGGATCGTCGCCGTCGCGCTGTTCCTCCAGAAGCGGCGGCCCGGCGCGTGGGCGCTGGGGCTCGCGCCGACGGCCGTGGTCGCCGTCTCGGCCTGGCTGTTCCCCTTCTCCGGCACCCAGCCGATGTCGTTCGGCTCGGCGTCGCTGCCGCTGCTGTACTCGGCGATCGTGTTCGCCGTCGTGCCGCGCGACTGGAAGACCGTACGGATCACCGCGGCCGTGTACGGGCTCGGGGTCCTCGCGGTGTGGATCGTCAGTTCGCAGATCGGGTCCAACATCACGCGGCTCGCCATGCTGTTCTCGGGGGTCGTGCTGATGGCCGCGCTGCCGTTCGCGGTGCCGCGCAGCCGCAAGTGGTACGTGATCGTCGTGGCGTCCGCCGGGTTCGTGACCTGGATCGGCTTCAAGTCGGTCGACGACGTGGTGCGGACCACCCCGGCGGCCTCCTGGGCGCGCGAGCTGGCGCCGCTGGTCAACGAACTCCAGGGGGTCGGCGCGGAGAAGGGCCGGGTGGAGGTCGTACCGGCCCGCTCGCACCGCGAGGCGTCCGCGCTCGCGCCGTACGTCAATCTGGCCCGGGGCTGGAACCGGCAGGCCGACATGGAGCGCAACCCCCTCTTCTACGACGACACCCTCAACTCGGCGAACTACCACGAGTGGCTCCAGCGCTGGGCCGTGCACTTCGTGGTCGTCCCGAAGGACGCGCTGGACGGGGACGGCGGCGAACGGGAGCGGGAGCTGGTGCAGCGCGGGCTGCCGTATCTCCAGCAGATCTGGGGCGACGCCAACTGGCAGCTCTTCCGGGTGACCGATCCGGCGCCGCTCGCCGAGCCCCACGCGGTCGTGGAGCGCGCCGAGCAGGGCGAGATGACGATCCAGGTGAAGAAGGCGGGCCGGATCATGATCCGGATCCCCTACTCGCCGTGGCTGAGCGTCGTCGACGAGCAGGGCAAGAGCCTGAAGCCGCCGCAGGAGACGAAGGGGTCCAAGGACCGCGCCGAGGGCGAGAAGCGGACGTACGACAACGTCAACGGCTGTCTGTACGAGACGGAGGAGGACGCGGAGGGGGACAAGTGGACCATGCTGCTCGCCCCGGAGGCCGGTGTGTACCGGCTGGCCGCGCCCTACCAACTGCCGCGCGGCACGCCCTGCCCGGACGAGCTGAGGTGA
- a CDS encoding L,D-transpeptidase, with the protein MPVAARRLPSWVWVTGLTAGALAGVAVLTVQADRGPHPTAAAVRPGASASAAPGAEASPSPKPSAAPARTGVPKGSGSGRRIVYDLSDHRVWLVDADDTARRTFTVWPGTVEPGPGTYTISVRKAATTGSDGVEIEHIIYFSVVSGVNIAFSNAVDGSSPPPAAEGARTGGIRMPTADGAALWAFGDLGTKVRVVE; encoded by the coding sequence GTGCCCGTGGCTGCCCGACGGCTTCCCTCGTGGGTCTGGGTCACCGGTCTGACGGCCGGCGCCCTCGCCGGGGTCGCCGTGCTGACCGTGCAGGCCGACCGGGGCCCGCATCCCACGGCGGCGGCGGTCCGTCCGGGCGCGTCGGCGTCCGCGGCCCCCGGCGCCGAGGCGTCCCCGTCCCCGAAGCCCTCGGCCGCCCCGGCGCGGACCGGGGTGCCGAAGGGCTCGGGGAGCGGCCGCAGGATCGTCTACGACCTGTCGGACCACCGGGTCTGGCTGGTCGACGCCGACGACACCGCCCGCCGGACCTTCACGGTCTGGCCGGGCACCGTCGAACCGGGGCCCGGCACCTACACGATCTCCGTGCGCAAGGCCGCGACGACCGGCTCCGACGGGGTCGAGATCGAGCACATCATCTACTTCTCGGTCGTCTCCGGTGTGAACATCGCCTTCTCCAACGCGGTCGACGGCTCCTCGCCGCCCCCGGCCGCCGAGGGCGCCCGCACGGGCGGCATCCGGATGCCCACGGCGGACGGGGCGGCGCTGTGGGCCTTCGGCGACCTGGGCACGAAGGTCCGCGTCGTCGAGTAG
- a CDS encoding SDR family oxidoreductase, with protein MSLLTDRTVVVSGVGAGLGHRVAAAVVRDGGNAVLGARTEAALAACAAEVDPGGAHTAYRSTDITDEEQCEALAELARERFGRIDAVVHVAAWDGYFGGLADADFTTWQKVIDVNLLGTLRMTRACLPLLRERGGSVVIIGTQSAVAAPSQVRQAAYAASKGALTSAMYSLARELGPDRIRVNTVLPGWMWGPPVQAYVRFAAHTEKVPESEVLRRLTERMALPALATDGDVADAVAFLVSDRSRAITGQSLLVNAGELMR; from the coding sequence ATGTCGCTGCTCACGGACAGGACCGTGGTCGTCTCGGGGGTCGGGGCCGGGCTCGGGCACCGGGTCGCGGCGGCGGTGGTGCGGGACGGCGGGAACGCCGTGCTGGGGGCGCGGACGGAGGCGGCGCTCGCGGCCTGCGCGGCCGAGGTCGATCCCGGCGGGGCGCACACGGCGTACCGGTCGACGGACATCACCGACGAGGAGCAGTGCGAGGCGCTGGCCGAGCTGGCGCGGGAGCGGTTCGGGCGGATCGACGCGGTGGTCCATGTGGCGGCCTGGGACGGGTACTTCGGCGGTCTCGCGGACGCGGACTTCACGACCTGGCAGAAGGTGATCGACGTCAATCTGCTGGGGACGCTGCGGATGACCCGGGCCTGCCTGCCGCTGCTGCGGGAGCGCGGCGGGTCGGTGGTGATCATCGGTACGCAGTCGGCGGTGGCCGCGCCCTCGCAGGTGCGGCAGGCGGCGTACGCGGCCTCCAAGGGGGCGCTGACCAGCGCGATGTACTCGCTCGCCCGGGAGCTGGGGCCCGACCGCATCCGGGTCAACACCGTGCTGCCGGGCTGGATGTGGGGGCCGCCGGTGCAGGCGTACGTACGGTTCGCGGCGCACACGGAGAAGGTGCCGGAGTCCGAGGTGCTGCGGCGGCTGACGGAGCGGATGGCGCTGCCCGCGCTGGCGACGGACGGGGACGTGGCCGATGCGGTGGCGTTCCTGGTGTCGGACCGGTCGCGGGCGATCACGGGACAGTCGTTGCTGGTCAACGCGGGTGAGCTGATGCGATGA
- a CDS encoding ADP-ribosylglycohydrolase family protein yields the protein MSTTTGAVWGRADQQDFRSRVRGTLLAAAVGDALGAPVDRLALDGIRQLHGPEGVVDLAPAHGRRGAVTHLTQLTLFSVDGLIRAQVRRDTGAWHPPTDLHRAYLRWAATQRDWGPDLRKDDGWLVREEWLYARRDPTRPLLTGLGDEHLGTLDAPKNPDADGPEPTVRSAPFGLLVGWEPQLVAQLAVECAAQTHGHPAAYLTAGAYAVTVHALARGDSLDGAVQRALALLAARPDHDPVSAALQHALGAVRQGLPGPERVAELVGDGAAPGVLASAVYCALVAEDVRHGLRLAVNQDGPSAPTAALTGGLLGALHGETALPPAWLAELEGRPTILELADDFAMEMTQGPALHDPTGASPGWLARYPRGI from the coding sequence GTGAGTACGACGACCGGCGCCGTCTGGGGCCGTGCCGATCAGCAGGACTTCCGCAGCCGGGTACGCGGCACGCTGCTCGCCGCCGCCGTCGGGGACGCCCTCGGGGCGCCCGTCGACCGGCTCGCCCTCGACGGGATCCGGCAGCTCCACGGACCGGAGGGCGTCGTCGACCTCGCCCCCGCCCACGGCCGCCGCGGCGCCGTCACCCATCTCACCCAGCTCACCCTGTTCAGCGTGGACGGTCTCATCCGGGCCCAGGTCCGCCGGGACACCGGCGCCTGGCATCCGCCGACCGATCTGCACCGGGCGTATCTGCGCTGGGCGGCCACCCAGCGCGACTGGGGCCCCGACCTGCGCAAGGACGACGGCTGGCTGGTCCGCGAGGAGTGGCTGTACGCCCGCCGCGACCCGACCCGCCCGCTGCTCACGGGGCTCGGCGACGAACACCTCGGCACCCTGGACGCGCCCAAGAACCCCGACGCCGACGGGCCCGAGCCCACCGTCCGTTCCGCGCCCTTCGGGCTGCTCGTCGGCTGGGAGCCGCAGCTCGTCGCCCAGCTCGCCGTGGAGTGCGCGGCCCAGACCCACGGCCACCCGGCGGCGTACCTCACGGCGGGCGCGTACGCCGTCACCGTGCACGCGCTGGCCCGGGGCGACAGTCTGGACGGCGCCGTGCAGCGGGCCCTCGCCCTGCTGGCGGCCCGCCCGGACCACGACCCCGTCTCGGCGGCTCTCCAGCACGCCCTCGGCGCCGTACGGCAGGGGCTGCCCGGTCCGGAGCGGGTCGCGGAACTGGTGGGGGACGGGGCGGCGCCGGGGGTCCTGGCCAGTGCCGTGTACTGCGCGCTCGTCGCCGAGGACGTCCGGCACGGGCTGCGCCTCGCGGTGAACCAGGACGGCCCCTCCGCCCCGACCGCCGCCCTCACCGGCGGTCTGCTCGGCGCCCTGCACGGCGAGACGGCCCTCCCGCCGGCCTGGCTGGCCGAACTGGAGGGCCGTCCCACGATCCTCGAACTCGCCGACGACTTCGCCATGGAGATGACCCAGGGCCCGGCCCTCCACGACCCCACGGGCGCCTCCCCGGGCTGGCTGGCCCGGTACCCGCGCGGAATCTAG
- a CDS encoding DUF2165 domain-containing protein, with amino-acid sequence MTTPTSRTSHASRLVPLTATVLTASVALYIALVAFGNITDFGTNQQFVRHVLAMDTTFKDEDLMWRAVTSTGLQDTAYVAIIAWETVAAVLLTAGTWFWARRDHARGRALSTYGLLMLMLLFGAGFMAIGGEWFAMWQSDTWNGLDAATRVLVFAGIALLVNHLPAEKPSA; translated from the coding sequence ATGACCACCCCCACCTCACGAACCTCCCACGCCTCGCGGCTCGTTCCCCTCACGGCGACCGTGCTCACGGCGAGCGTCGCGCTCTACATAGCCCTGGTGGCGTTCGGGAACATCACCGACTTCGGGACCAATCAGCAGTTCGTCCGGCATGTGCTGGCGATGGACACCACGTTCAAGGACGAGGACCTGATGTGGCGGGCGGTGACGAGCACCGGGCTCCAGGACACCGCCTATGTCGCGATCATCGCCTGGGAGACCGTGGCCGCCGTGCTGCTGACCGCCGGGACCTGGTTCTGGGCGCGCCGCGACCACGCCCGGGGGCGGGCGCTGTCGACGTACGGCCTGCTCATGCTGATGCTGCTGTTCGGCGCCGGGTTCATGGCGATCGGCGGGGAGTGGTTCGCGATGTGGCAGTCGGACACCTGGAACGGCCTGGACGCGGCGACCCGCGTCCTCGTGTTCGCCGGGATCGCGCTGCTCGTCAACCATCTGCCGGCCGAGAAGCCCTCGGCCTGA
- a CDS encoding sodium:solute symporter family protein translates to MNGLDWAVLIGYFGVMVAIGVWSHKRVDNVSDFFTAGGKMPWWLSGISHHMSGYSAVMFTGYAGIAYTYGVTSFVTWSFPIALGIAVGSKLFAPRINRLRSRLHVASPLEYLKNRYDLRTQQALAWSGMLLKIVDVGAKWAAIATLLSVFTGVSLNQGILITGVITGVYCTIGGLWADALTELGQFVIQLLAGVAMFVAVVLELNDKGIGFFGAWDEPALKGHGEPLVGPYGTVFLLAFLFIKLFEYNGGMLNQAQRYMATPSPREAERSARLSAVLWLVWPVVLFFPMWMSPLLVEAQKPDGSDSYGLMTEQLLPHGLLGLVIVGFFSHTMAMCSSDANAIAAVFTRDVAPVLSARARAWNERSGLIAARLTTVVFLALSMAVATQVNSPTFKDIITVVIKWVAGLMGPIAIPMMLGLLRPFRRSGPTAALTSWSLGLLAFWLVNYPINWNVDGGVPLQYQVSVPLAVSLVLYVLIGFLKPEDTPERLAVVERVNTDDDSSGAAAAVPGPRDAAVPAKD, encoded by the coding sequence ATGAACGGTCTCGACTGGGCCGTGCTCATCGGCTATTTCGGCGTGATGGTGGCCATCGGCGTCTGGTCGCACAAGCGGGTGGACAACGTGAGCGACTTCTTCACCGCCGGCGGGAAGATGCCGTGGTGGCTCTCGGGCATCTCGCACCACATGTCCGGCTACAGCGCGGTGATGTTCACCGGCTACGCCGGTATCGCCTACACCTACGGCGTCACGTCCTTCGTGACCTGGTCGTTCCCGATCGCCCTGGGGATCGCCGTCGGCTCGAAGCTGTTCGCGCCGCGCATCAACCGGCTGCGCTCCCGGCTCCATGTCGCCTCGCCGCTGGAGTACTTGAAGAACCGCTACGACCTGCGCACCCAGCAGGCGCTGGCCTGGTCGGGCATGCTGCTGAAGATCGTGGACGTCGGCGCCAAGTGGGCGGCGATCGCCACCCTGTTGTCCGTCTTCACCGGCGTCTCCCTGAACCAGGGCATCCTCATCACCGGTGTGATCACCGGCGTCTACTGCACGATCGGCGGTCTGTGGGCCGACGCGCTCACCGAGTTGGGCCAGTTCGTCATCCAACTGCTGGCCGGTGTCGCGATGTTCGTCGCGGTGGTCCTGGAACTGAACGACAAGGGCATCGGGTTCTTCGGCGCCTGGGACGAGCCCGCCCTGAAGGGCCACGGCGAGCCGCTGGTCGGGCCGTACGGGACGGTGTTCCTGCTGGCGTTCCTCTTCATCAAGCTGTTCGAGTACAACGGCGGCATGCTCAACCAGGCCCAGCGCTACATGGCGACCCCCTCGCCGCGCGAGGCCGAGCGCTCGGCCCGGCTGTCGGCGGTGCTCTGGCTGGTGTGGCCGGTGGTGCTGTTCTTCCCCATGTGGATGTCGCCCCTGCTGGTCGAGGCGCAGAAGCCGGACGGCTCCGACTCCTACGGCCTGATGACCGAACAGCTCCTGCCGCACGGCCTGTTGGGGCTCGTCATCGTCGGCTTCTTCTCGCACACCATGGCCATGTGCTCCTCCGACGCCAACGCCATCGCCGCGGTGTTCACCCGGGACGTGGCGCCGGTGCTGTCCGCGAGGGCGCGGGCCTGGAACGAGCGCAGCGGGCTGATCGCGGCCCGGCTGACGACGGTGGTGTTCCTGGCGCTGTCCATGGCGGTGGCGACCCAGGTCAACTCCCCCACGTTCAAGGACATCATCACCGTCGTGATCAAGTGGGTGGCCGGTCTCATGGGCCCGATCGCGATCCCGATGATGCTGGGTCTGCTGCGCCCCTTCCGCCGCTCGGGGCCGACCGCGGCCCTGACGAGCTGGTCGCTGGGCCTGCTGGCGTTCTGGCTGGTCAACTACCCGATCAACTGGAACGTCGACGGCGGGGTGCCCCTCCAGTACCAGGTCTCGGTGCCGCTCGCCGTCTCCCTGGTGCTGTACGTGCTCATCGGCTTCCTGAAGCCGGAGGACACCCCGGAGCGGCTGGCGGTCGTCGAGCGGGTCAACACGGACGACGACTCCTCCGGCGCGGCGGCGGCCGTCCCGGGCCCGCGGGACGCGGCGGTCCCCGCCAAGGACTGA
- a CDS encoding glyoxalase superfamily protein, whose protein sequence is MDEEVIPVLRVADAAAAVTWYERLGFAQQWEHRFEPGFPAFVEVARGGVRLFLSEHTGDARPDTLVYLRVRDVDAVAAEFGVPVEDAPWAREVELRDPDGNRLRIGTPHA, encoded by the coding sequence ATGGACGAAGAGGTCATTCCCGTGCTCCGCGTCGCGGACGCCGCCGCGGCGGTCACGTGGTACGAGCGGCTGGGCTTCGCCCAGCAGTGGGAGCACCGCTTCGAACCGGGGTTTCCCGCGTTCGTCGAGGTGGCCCGGGGCGGGGTCCGGCTGTTCCTGTCGGAGCACACGGGCGACGCCCGCCCCGACACGCTGGTCTATCTCCGGGTGCGCGATGTGGACGCCGTGGCGGCCGAGTTCGGGGTGCCGGTGGAGGACGCCCCCTGGGCGCGGGAGGTCGAACTGCGCGACCCCGACGGCAACCGGCTCCGCATCGGCACGCCGCACGCCTAG
- a CDS encoding bifunctional FO biosynthesis protein CofGH — MTTSANSGTGPTERPGATGPTENSMRRALKRARDGVALDVGEAAVLLQARGEALDDLAASAARVRDAGLAAAGRPGVITYSKSVFIPLTRLCRDKCHYCTFVTVPGKLRRAGHGMFMSPDEVLDIARKGAALGCKEALITLGDKPEDRWPEAREWLDAHGYDDTIAYVRAISIRILEETGLLPHLNPGVMTWTDFQRLKPVAPSMGMMLETTATRLWSEPGGPHFGSPDKEPAVRLRVLEDAGRSSVPFTSGILLGIGETYEERAESLFALRKVSRAYHGVQELIIQNFRAKPDTAMRGMPDAELDELVAAVAVARHILGPAANLQAPPNLVDSEYERLLGAGIDDWGGVSPLTIDHVNPERPWPQIEELTERSRAAGFELRERLCVYPEFVLRGEPWLDPRLLPHVRALADPETGLAVPDAVVEGRPWQEPDEAFTASGRTDLHRTIDTDGRTSDRRDDFDEVYGDWGALREAAAPGMAPERIDTDVREALRTAADDPTRLTDAEALALLHAEGPALDALTRIADDVRRAAVGDDVTYIVTRNINFTNVCYTGCRFCAFAQRRTDADAYTLSLDQVADRAQQAWEVGAVEVCMQGGIHPDLPGTAYFDIAKAVKERVPGMHVHAFSPMEVVNGATRTGLSIREWLTAAKEAGLDSIPGTAAEILDDEVRWVLTKGKLPTATWIEVVTTAHELGIRSSSTMMYGHVDQPRHWLGHLRTLSRIQQRTGGFTEFVTLPFIHTNAPVYLAGIARPGPTARDNRAVTAMARLLLHPHIPNIQTSWVKLGTEGAAEMLRSGANDLGGTLMEETISRMAGSSYGSYKSVKDLIAVAEAAGRPAKPRTTLYGEVPEERQRAARASDGHLPELLPVLE, encoded by the coding sequence ATGACGACTTCGGCGAACTCCGGAACCGGCCCCACCGAGCGCCCCGGCGCCACCGGCCCGACCGAGAACTCCATGCGTCGCGCCCTCAAACGCGCCCGGGACGGCGTGGCCCTCGACGTCGGTGAGGCGGCCGTCCTGCTCCAGGCCCGCGGCGAGGCGCTCGACGACCTCGCCGCGTCGGCCGCCCGGGTCCGTGACGCCGGCCTCGCGGCGGCCGGCCGGCCCGGTGTCATCACCTACTCGAAGAGCGTCTTCATCCCCCTCACCCGGCTGTGCCGGGACAAGTGCCACTACTGCACGTTCGTCACCGTCCCCGGCAAGCTGCGCCGGGCCGGCCACGGGATGTTCATGTCCCCGGACGAGGTGCTGGACATCGCCCGCAAGGGCGCCGCCCTCGGCTGCAAGGAAGCCCTCATCACCCTCGGCGACAAGCCCGAGGACCGCTGGCCCGAGGCCCGCGAATGGCTCGACGCGCACGGCTACGACGACACCATCGCCTACGTCCGGGCGATCTCCATCCGCATCCTGGAGGAGACGGGACTGCTCCCGCACCTCAACCCGGGCGTCATGACCTGGACCGACTTCCAGCGCCTCAAGCCCGTCGCGCCCAGCATGGGCATGATGCTGGAGACCACCGCGACCCGGCTGTGGTCGGAGCCCGGCGGCCCGCACTTCGGCTCCCCGGACAAGGAACCCGCCGTACGGCTGCGGGTGCTGGAGGACGCCGGACGCTCCTCCGTCCCCTTCACCTCCGGGATCCTGCTCGGGATCGGCGAGACGTACGAGGAGCGCGCCGAGTCCCTCTTCGCGCTGCGGAAGGTCTCCCGCGCCTACCACGGCGTCCAGGAGCTGATCATCCAGAACTTCCGCGCCAAGCCGGACACCGCGATGCGCGGCATGCCGGACGCCGAACTGGACGAACTGGTCGCCGCGGTCGCCGTGGCCCGGCACATCCTGGGCCCCGCCGCCAACCTCCAGGCGCCGCCCAACCTCGTCGACAGCGAGTACGAGCGGCTGCTCGGCGCCGGCATCGACGACTGGGGCGGGGTGTCCCCGCTCACCATCGACCACGTCAACCCCGAACGCCCCTGGCCGCAGATCGAGGAGCTGACCGAGCGCTCCCGCGCGGCCGGCTTCGAGCTGCGCGAACGGCTGTGCGTGTACCCGGAGTTCGTGCTGCGCGGCGAACCCTGGCTGGACCCGCGGCTGCTGCCGCACGTGCGCGCGCTCGCCGACCCGGAGACGGGCCTCGCGGTGCCGGACGCCGTGGTCGAGGGCCGCCCCTGGCAGGAGCCGGACGAGGCGTTCACCGCGTCGGGCCGCACCGATCTGCACCGCACCATCGACACCGACGGCCGTACCTCCGACCGCCGTGACGACTTCGACGAGGTGTACGGCGACTGGGGCGCCCTGCGCGAGGCGGCCGCCCCCGGCATGGCGCCGGAGCGCATCGACACCGACGTCCGCGAGGCCCTGCGCACCGCCGCCGACGACCCGACCCGGCTCACCGACGCCGAGGCCCTCGCCCTGCTGCACGCCGAAGGCCCGGCGCTGGACGCGCTCACCCGGATCGCGGACGACGTGCGCCGCGCGGCCGTCGGGGACGACGTGACGTACATCGTCACGCGGAACATCAACTTCACCAACGTCTGCTACACCGGCTGCCGGTTCTGCGCCTTCGCCCAGCGCCGCACCGACGCCGACGCCTACACCCTCTCCCTCGACCAGGTCGCCGACCGCGCCCAGCAGGCGTGGGAGGTAGGCGCGGTGGAGGTGTGCATGCAGGGCGGCATCCACCCCGACCTGCCGGGCACGGCGTACTTCGACATAGCGAAGGCGGTCAAGGAGCGGGTGCCGGGCATGCACGTCCACGCCTTCTCGCCGATGGAGGTGGTGAACGGCGCGACCCGCACCGGTCTGTCGATCCGCGAGTGGCTGACGGCCGCCAAGGAGGCGGGCCTCGACTCGATCCCGGGCACCGCCGCCGAGATCCTCGACGACGAGGTCCGCTGGGTGCTGACCAAGGGCAAGCTGCCGACGGCCACCTGGATCGAGGTCGTCACCACCGCGCACGAGCTGGGCATCCGCTCCAGCTCGACCATGATGTACGGCCATGTCGACCAGCCCCGGCACTGGCTCGGCCATCTGCGCACCCTGTCCCGGATCCAGCAACGGACCGGCGGTTTCACGGAGTTCGTGACCCTGCCCTTCATCCACACCAACGCCCCCGTCTATCTGGCGGGCATCGCCCGGCCCGGCCCGACCGCGCGCGACAACCGGGCGGTGACGGCGATGGCGAGGCTCCTGCTGCACCCGCACATCCCCAACATCCAGACGAGCTGGGTGAAGCTGGGCACCGAGGGCGCGGCGGAGATGCTCCGCTCCGGCGCGAACGACCTGGGCGGCACGCTGATGGAGGAGACCATCTCCCGGATGGCCGGCTCCTCCTACGGCTCCTACAAGTCGGTCAAGGACCTGATCGCCGTCGCCGAGGCGGCCGGCCGGCCCGCGAAGCCGCGCACGACCCTGTACGGCGAGGTCCCCGAGGAGCGGCAGCGGGCGGCCCGGGCCTCGGACGGGCATCTCCCGGAACTTCTGCCCGTCCTGGAGTGA